In Pseudophryne corroboree isolate aPseCor3 chromosome 3 unlocalized genomic scaffold, aPseCor3.hap2 SUPER_3_unloc_71, whole genome shotgun sequence, the following proteins share a genomic window:
- the LOC134984670 gene encoding gastrula zinc finger protein XlCGF57.1-like isoform X1 codes for MFCILSDSPRMDKDRSHRTESIIKITLEIIYLLTGQDYTIVKKTSNEYKTPSSHPRVSGGLSRTQSPITVPPPHSLTHERHNDKKILELTNKIIQLLTGEGEAQLNNIKVKDTEGEEETYVTDIKAEDIEGEEETYVTDMKAEDIEGEEETYVTDMKAEDIEGEEETYVRSDQQCKEEEIPTVISTADGHTSRNISEGHLMLSPDCEIRDNDNIQDYPGDNPITPIVHPALSADPPDPGKCSPDHSDIGASVTALRVDTVFPCSIDAKCFTQNTKFITHHPAKAGERPFPCSECEKCFAWKSQLVAHQRSHTGEKPFPCSECGKCFAHKSDLVTHQRSHTGEKPFLCSECGKCFAHKSYLVTHQRSHTGERPFSCSECGKCCLFEAHLVIHQRSHTGEKSFSCSECGKCFAHKSALVRHNRSHTGEKPFSCSECGKCFTQKSHFVTHQHRHTGEKPFSCSECGKCFTSKSQLVTHQRCHTGEKPFSCSDCGKYFTRKSQLVTHQRSHTGEKPFPCSECGKCFAHKSDLVKHQRTHTCENPFPCSECGKCFTQKSSLVTHQRSHTGEKPFSCSECGKCFARKSVLIKHQRSHTGEKPFPCSEKSALIAHNRHHSGEEPF; via the exons atgttctgtattctctctgattcaccgaggatggacaaggacaggagtcacaggactgagagtatAATAAAAATCactctggagatcatctacctactgACTGGGCAG gattacacaatagtgaagaagacatccaatgagtataagacacccagcagccatccccgtgtatcaggaggactgagtagaacccagagtccaatcacggtgcctccacctcactcactgacacatgagagacacaatgacaagaagatcctggaactcaccaacaagatcattcagctgctgactggagag ggtgaagcacaattaaataatattaaagtcaaagatacagagggagaagaagagacgtatgtgactgatataaaggcagaagatatagagggagaagaagagacgtatgtgactgatatgaaggcagaagatatagagggagaagaagagacgtatgtgactgatatgaaggcagaagatatagagggagaagaagagacgtatgtgaggagtgatcagcagtgtaaggaggaggagatccctacagttatcagcacag cagatggacacacaagcaggaatatctcagaaggacatctaatgttatccccggattgtgaaataagaGATAATGACAATATACAGGATTATCCtggagataatcccattaccccaattgtacatccagctctatcagctgatccccctgatcctgggaaatgttctcctgatcactctgatattggtgcatctgttacagctctgagagtagatacagtgtttccctgttctatagatgccaaatgttttacacagaacacaaagtttattacccatcatccagctaaggcaggtgagaggccatttccatgttctgagtgtgagaaatgttttgcatggaaatcacaacttgttgcacatcagcgtagtcacacaggcgagaagccctttccgtgttctgagtgtgggaaatgttttgcacacaaatcagatcttgttacacatcagagaagtcacacaggtgagaagccatttctatgttctgagtgtgggaaatgttttgcacacaaatcatatcttgttacacatcaaagaagtcacacaggtgaaaggccattttcttgctctgagtgtgggaaatgttgtttatTTGaagcacatcttgttatacatcagcgaagtcacacaggtgagaagtcattttcttgctctgagtgtgggaaatgttttgcacacaaatcagctctagTTAGAcacaacagaagtcacacaggtgagaaaccattttcttgttctgagtgtgggaaatgttttacacaaaaatcacattttgttacacatcagcatcgtcacacaggtgagaagccattttcttgctctgagtgtgggaaatgttttacatctaaatcacaacttgttacacatcagcgatgtcacacaggtgagaagccattttcttgctctgattgtgggaaatattttacacggaaatcacaacttgttacacatcagagaagtcacacaggtgagaagccatttccatgttctgaatgtgggaaatgttttgcacacaaatcagatcttgttaaacatcagagaactcacacatgtgagaatccatttccatgttctgagtgtgggaaatgttttacccagaaatcaagtcttgttacacatcagagaagtcacactggtgagaagccattttcctgttctgagtgtgggaaatgttttgcacggaaatcagttcttattaaacatcagcgaagtcacacaggtgagaagccatttccatgttctgagaaatcagctcttattgcacacaatagacatcactcaggtgagga
- the LOC134984670 gene encoding gastrula zinc finger protein XlCGF57.1-like isoform X2, producing the protein MFCILSDSPRMDKDRSHRTESIIKITLEIIYLLTGQDYTIVKKTSNEYKTPSSHPRVSGGLSRTQSPITVPPPHSLTHERHNDKKILELTNKIIQLLTGEGEAQLNNIKVKDTEGEEETYVTDIKAEDIEGEEETYVTDMKAEDIEGEEETYVTDMKAEDIEGEEETYVRSDQQCKEEEIPTVISTDGHTSRNISEGHLMLSPDCEIRDNDNIQDYPGDNPITPIVHPALSADPPDPGKCSPDHSDIGASVTALRVDTVFPCSIDAKCFTQNTKFITHHPAKAGERPFPCSECEKCFAWKSQLVAHQRSHTGEKPFPCSECGKCFAHKSDLVTHQRSHTGEKPFLCSECGKCFAHKSYLVTHQRSHTGERPFSCSECGKCCLFEAHLVIHQRSHTGEKSFSCSECGKCFAHKSALVRHNRSHTGEKPFSCSECGKCFTQKSHFVTHQHRHTGEKPFSCSECGKCFTSKSQLVTHQRCHTGEKPFSCSDCGKYFTRKSQLVTHQRSHTGEKPFPCSECGKCFAHKSDLVKHQRTHTCENPFPCSECGKCFTQKSSLVTHQRSHTGEKPFSCSECGKCFARKSVLIKHQRSHTGEKPFPCSEKSALIAHNRHHSGEEPF; encoded by the exons atgttctgtattctctctgattcaccgaggatggacaaggacaggagtcacaggactgagagtatAATAAAAATCactctggagatcatctacctactgACTGGGCAG gattacacaatagtgaagaagacatccaatgagtataagacacccagcagccatccccgtgtatcaggaggactgagtagaacccagagtccaatcacggtgcctccacctcactcactgacacatgagagacacaatgacaagaagatcctggaactcaccaacaagatcattcagctgctgactggagag ggtgaagcacaattaaataatattaaagtcaaagatacagagggagaagaagagacgtatgtgactgatataaaggcagaagatatagagggagaagaagagacgtatgtgactgatatgaaggcagaagatatagagggagaagaagagacgtatgtgactgatatgaaggcagaagatatagagggagaagaagagacgtatgtgaggagtgatcagcagtgtaaggaggaggagatccctacagttatcagcacag atggacacacaagcaggaatatctcagaaggacatctaatgttatccccggattgtgaaataagaGATAATGACAATATACAGGATTATCCtggagataatcccattaccccaattgtacatccagctctatcagctgatccccctgatcctgggaaatgttctcctgatcactctgatattggtgcatctgttacagctctgagagtagatacagtgtttccctgttctatagatgccaaatgttttacacagaacacaaagtttattacccatcatccagctaaggcaggtgagaggccatttccatgttctgagtgtgagaaatgttttgcatggaaatcacaacttgttgcacatcagcgtagtcacacaggcgagaagccctttccgtgttctgagtgtgggaaatgttttgcacacaaatcagatcttgttacacatcagagaagtcacacaggtgagaagccatttctatgttctgagtgtgggaaatgttttgcacacaaatcatatcttgttacacatcaaagaagtcacacaggtgaaaggccattttcttgctctgagtgtgggaaatgttgtttatTTGaagcacatcttgttatacatcagcgaagtcacacaggtgagaagtcattttcttgctctgagtgtgggaaatgttttgcacacaaatcagctctagTTAGAcacaacagaagtcacacaggtgagaaaccattttcttgttctgagtgtgggaaatgttttacacaaaaatcacattttgttacacatcagcatcgtcacacaggtgagaagccattttcttgctctgagtgtgggaaatgttttacatctaaatcacaacttgttacacatcagcgatgtcacacaggtgagaagccattttcttgctctgattgtgggaaatattttacacggaaatcacaacttgttacacatcagagaagtcacacaggtgagaagccatttccatgttctgaatgtgggaaatgttttgcacacaaatcagatcttgttaaacatcagagaactcacacatgtgagaatccatttccatgttctgagtgtgggaaatgttttacccagaaatcaagtcttgttacacatcagagaagtcacactggtgagaagccattttcctgttctgagtgtgggaaatgttttgcacggaaatcagttcttattaaacatcagcgaagtcacacaggtgagaagccatttccatgttctgagaaatcagctcttattgcacacaatagacatcactcaggtgagga